From the Drechmeria coniospora strain ARSEF 6962 chromosome 02, whole genome shotgun sequence genome, the window ATTGCTCTGACGGAGACCTACATGACCATCAAGATTACCGAAAGAGGAGATGCCGTAGTATGTCGCTCCGCCGTTGCTCTTTTGGGTTCAGCATTGATCCTTAACACAGGCGAGCAGTGCAATGGGGAGAGAGCGACTCTATACTCTGCTACCCCTACAGACCTGCATACAGCTGCATGTATATCCCAGAAACAATCAACTGCagcatatatatatacttatacggtacatacatgtatacGTAATGACAAGTACCTTGTACGACAGGTAATAGTCGTCGGCTTACGGAACGGGGTAATTTCCAGCGGCTTCCGCATATCCGCCAGGGGTCTCTCTAGCATCGGCGGTAACCAGCTGACAGGGCCTCGCAAAGGCACTAGGAGCCTGTGATGTCGCCCGGTCAGTGGCTGGGTATATCACTACATACCAAGCACCGTAGCCTTCGATCCAGGTACAACTGCGCCCGAGGGCGTCTTGCTATCAGAGCACGCCAACATAGCCTCCCAGCAGGCCATCGATGCCGCTATCCCTACGGAGTATAAGGGATGACTCTCCATCGCTCGCCGGGACGCATAGCGAGTACTGCTGCGTTATCGGCGCCTGTAACTCAATCTATATCGAGAGCTATTATACCGCCTCCCTCTTTGGTATTGCTGCCTGTAGCCCCCATCTTACCTGCTTCGTCCGCTCGGCCACACTGTCTCCGCCTCGGCAGGGCCAGCCGCAGCGCGACGAGATGAAGATTTAGGTCACCCGCTGCAGCTGATACCTCTACATATTCCCCAGCATGCTCGAGGGAGTACGACCACCGGCGGCCTCTGGTCCAGGGACAGCCCGCTCGACTGCATTATCGCCGAAGCGGTCAAGGAGGCATCCCTACCGCCCGAGCTTGTACGCTCGTCGGTACGGAGCGCGGGCGTTATCACGGTAACCTCTCGACCCGCGACCCGCGCTCCGAACTGTTTACTCCGAAGTCCTCTACGTCTACGACCTTGAGCTCGCCAATAATGTCATCATGAGGCCTGGCGACAATGAGGTCGACGAGTTCGTCTTTATAGGCTGCGACAAGGTCCGCTGCCGTATCGTCACCGGCGAGTTTAAGCGCCGTCCTGGTGGATTTCCTTATGCGTCACGGCAAGATTATGCCCGAGCACGAGCCGGACCACGTCGACCTCTGCGTAAGAAGGGTGAGGGGACAGCTGCCGGTGCCCATAACGTCGGACGAGCCGTAACGAGTGACGGTAGCGCCACGACGCATATAGGAGAGTTTATGGCAGATGGATCATCGAGGAGGATCCTAGGGGTTGAGGAGGAAAAACTTTATTATggattcggtaattagtaataatagaGCATGGACGGATGGATACTTGCGGCTTTAGTAATACCTGCACATGATTCCGCACAGTGCGTACTGTATGACAAGTAGACTtgcaggcacatgtacacctagaaatacatgtacatgcacacgtgcggagtacagtagatgtacaacaacagtacagtacgagaaCTTGTGCTTTGCCTACCTACATAGTACCTCCACCTCCTTACTGCTTGTTTACTACGGAGCGCCTTGCTCCCATTCCCATAAGCATCTCTCTGGAGGCAACGTCTCAACGCAGGTGCAACCGCTTCTGCCACCAGCGACGGAATAGTGAACTTGAAAGGAGTCTCTCTCGCCACGCTGCAACGACGACAAGTCAGGCCAAGCCAAGCCAAGTTCGCAAGGGAGGTGAACTCGGTAATTACGACGGattactacggagtaattacacctactttCACCGTGGATGAGCATAgcaccgtacaagtacatgtacttacatgtacaagcacacccgcccgcaagtacaactaccagCACAcccgcaagtacaggtactggaATAGGTCCTGTATACTCACGTAAGTACACACGTGTCGCCTAGGCacttaatacggagtacctgcaggtATGGGTACTGCAAGTCtgtgtaagtacacctacttgtaggtcggtgcactccgtaattatACTGTACTCTACTTAATAGCACGGCGTattgctgtactccgtactccgtactccgtacattattattacatgttcggagtactccgtactgcgtactGCATCTCGaatatgtacagtacttactagcaAGTGCCTgccctgtacggagtatttacaTGATACATGATACTTGTTACTGCTTGTATGAACGTGTACGTGCAAACACTAACACGAGAACCCGACCACACTCTCCCTACGAACCCcacgcatgtacagtacatacaaaCCCCCACAGCTTGGGGGCGCTCGGTACGTCCTTCCTCTATCTACCCCGTCCTCATATACCTACCATAGACCGTCCCCGACGTCACGAGGCCTCCATCCGTCACCATCTGCTTCGTTTTCTTTCCCTCGGCGTCACGGTACTACCGGCTCTCCTTCATCCCCATCAAGACGGCCTTTCTTCTCAACGTGTTCGTGCCAATGGCGGCATCGAATCCGAAGCGAAACCCGCAGTGGCGGTGAGGCCTCGGGCGGGAGGGGTGGGAGGTGTGAGACGCCGACCGGTCGGTTGGCCATCGCACCTCGCGCCGTCGATCCTCTTTCTCTTCTCTCCTTCTTTCCTCCTCCATCTGCTACGTCGACCCCGTCCTGCCTCTTGACGTGATGCAGCTAGTAAGTCCTGGCGGCCGTGCCGGGTTTCGGTCACTTGGTCGACCTACTTACGTTGCTAACTTTGTGCTTGGGCCTGCGTCGCCGAGAAACGAGCAGCGTGCGTATTCGTGGCCACATAGTTGGCCTCGAGGTTGACACCCACCTCGGCTCCTGCTCCAAATCGGAGAGGGTCAAACTTGCATGGATTCTTTCATGTGACCTGACCAGCCGTCGAATCGTTCACGTTGCCTTTCGCCGgggacgccgaggccgctccAGCCTGGGGCCATAATTCACCGTCTCGTGGTCAGGCGGTGCAAGTTGTGGTTCATCACCCGCTGCGTACGTTATTGTATGATACACGGAAAATACTACAAACGCTACGGGTCGGAAAGACGCCCATGGTCGAGCCCCACGCCGACCGACGACATCAAGCCAGCGGGGTGCCGACACATGATACCCCGGACCCCTTCTagacgccgtcgccatccaaACTCGGCACCAACGTTTggtcggccgccgtctccgcTGTCGTCAGCCGTCCGCTTCCATGACGCGTCCCAAAGCCACGTCCCGCGGGCGCACCCGTCGCGATGCGCGCCCAACGCCAcgggccatggcggccaaggccaagaaaGGCACGCGGCCTGCCATCCCACCAGCGCAGGGCAGCGAGAGAAGCCAGCGCTGGCCAATCTAGCCGCCGCTCGAACCACGCACTCCTCGCCCGGCCACGACCTTTCCGCCTCTCGAGAATATACCCCaacgccggcaccgccgtcaCGTCGTTTACTCGTACAAACGCGCCCGTTCGGCGACTTGCGGCCGTTCCGTCTACTCCTCTTCCGAGTCCGAGTCGTCGCTCGAGTCGGCCATGGGCGTCGGCGCCTGGATggtgccctcgccctcgcccggtTCCTGTCCCGAGTTGTACATGTTTTGGAGGGCAGTCAGCTGCGCAATCTTGGCCTCCTGCTCCTTGGCGCTCATCGGCTTGTTCTTCttcggcttcgacgccgaCTTGGCCCCCTGCTTGGCCGTCGACCGGCCGACCTCTGGCGACGACTTGGGGCCGCCGGCCAGGTCCTTGCCGAAGCCCGGCAGAGCCTTCTTGCAGAGCTCCCACAGCTTGGATAGCGCTTCGGTGCTCAGCTGATCaatgtcgagctcgagctcgccttCCGTGTTCTCCTGTTCGCACGAGTCAGCCACGCCTCAAGGTGCCGCCGCGCCCGTTGCCACTTACATTCTGCCCCGTGTCCGTCTTGATTATGTCTATGGCGCGATCGAGATGAGAGGCGTCGAGATCGTTGATGGcgttggcgatggcgtccttctccgccgccgtcagattcttcttggccttcttggaACCGCCGCCCGACTTCTTCGCGTGGCCGGGCCCGCTGATGGATTTGCGAcctccgacgccgcccgccgccttggcccggccgcccttgccggccttcttcgccggctTCTCGCTCTTCGGTTGCGTCTGCGCGTCCTTGACCGCCTTGATGAGAGCATTCTGGACCATATCGACGATGCCTCTTTGAACCAAGATCATGGCTTCGTTGGCGCTGAGGAGCATCTTGTTCAGCTtcgtcgtctcctcctccagctTGGCCTGCAGCGCCTCAATCTCCGCCTTGTTGGGCATCGTCTCggtcgcctcctcgccgtcgtcgtcctcctcctcgtcgtcgtcactggcgttcgaggtcgaggccgcgggcgcgctcgccttggccgcgtgCCTGGCCAGCCACGAATCCTTGTTCTTCATCTGCGCGCCGTAcaggtcgtcgagctgcttgGCGAGCACCGACACGGGGTTGCCCTGATCCGGGGGGCCGTTGAACTTGTAGCAGTTGTCGAAGACGAGCCGGACGTTCTTGTCAAAGTCCTTGAGGCTAGAAATGTCCCCCGTCGCCAGGTTGTGATGCACCTTGCCCAGGTCCATGGGCTTCTTGATGACGTTGTGGTACGTCGGGATGCCGAgaccctcggcgtcgacgggctcgaggaACCACTGGTTGATCTCGTGGTGCTTGGGGTGCATGATTTCCGTCAAGACCTCGTCGCAGAACTGAAGCTCGGGCTTGAGCTTCTTGCgcgacggcttcgtcgtGTAGTCGATATCCTTGGGCTTCGGCGCCCGGACCGTCCGCTTAGGCCTgtcgccgtccgtcgccgtcgaggccctaCGATCGTCGTACGGTTCCGGGGGCGTGGCAGTGACGGGTGCGGCCGTCTCGGTCAGGGGGCTCGGCGCAGGAGCCGTCGACtgtcgccgcgccgccgattcggtgacgacggctcgGGGCTCGCGCGCCGGTTTCGCCTTCGGAACGGCCTTGGGTCGGGCGGGCTCCTCGACCGGTATCGGCAGGACGTCCTGCCAGATGGTCGTCACggcttgggcggcggcggccgtgatgTCGTGGGCGGGCCCGTTGAACGTCAACGCGTTCTCGAACATGAGGGCCAGATCCTTCCTGAACTGGCCCAGCGTCACGATGGAGCTGTTGGGGTCGCGGACGTTCCGATCGAGCTCCGAGAGATCCATGGGCTTCTCGATGCGGGCAATGTACGAGTCCCAGAGGAAGGGCCACAGCTTCTGGACCGAGTCGCGAAAATGCGCACCCGCCTTGGTCTTCTTGACGCGTCCGATGACCTTGCGGATCTCGCGGCGCTGGAAGGGAGACAGCTCCTTGGCGTTTGTCTCCGAGTCGGACCAGCGCGTCAGGCTGGTGAGAACCGTCATGTCGAGACCCGGGGCGTCGGACGCCACGCCGGTGGAACCGGCCGGCGTGgacgagcttgccgtcggctcgccggcagccgcgacggcgctcgcctcgtcgtccttgggCTCCGTCCTGGCCCGTTTGGAAGCCGGTTCCTCGGCCGTGTCATCCTCGCGCTCGCGTGCGACCTTGGCGCCCGGGGCATCGGCCATGGGCGCTTCGGGagacgcctcggccggcgacgccttCCCGGTTCCCTCGATGGCGAGCTGGGACATGCTGGCCGAGCCCAGATCAACTTCGGACGTGGGCAGCGCGGCTGCATCCTGCGAGGGGGGAGCGGCGTCACCGACACGGGCCGTCTCCGTGGCGCCCGCCGAGCTCTCGGCCGGCGCATCCGTCATATCTTCGTCTTGcgtcttgccgtcggcggcggcggcggtggcctCGGAAGGCCCCGTGGTTGCTTTCGCGGTTTTGGCTTCGCCCGACGGCGGAGAGTCGGTCCGGGGCGTGGCTTCGCGCATTTCAACATCCTCGGTCCGCGAAGGGCTCCGGGCAGGAGTCGACCGCTTCGCCGCCCGTGCGGGTTCGTCTTCTCCTCGAGCCGGTCCCGCAGACGGACCGTCCTTCTTGGACTCGACTACTTTTTCTtcggtcgaggcggccgcggtGGCCTTTGCGGCCGGTTCGGGCCCATCCGATGGCTTTGGCTgagcggccgtcgactccGCCTCGGTTCTGGGGGCTACCTCGTCggtctcgacggcgtcggtgtCGGATTTGGTCGGGCCATCCGCCGTTCCGCTGCCGTTCAGGGCACAGCTCTCGGCTCCCGTCTTGGGGGAACCGGCGCGTTgttgcgtcgtcgaggcgtcCTTGGTGGAGGCAGGCTCCGGGCGTGACTCTCTCGCGGATGCACCCACGGGTGGCTCCGTCATGGCAGGCTCTTTCGGGGGCGCGTGGCTGTTTTTGGGCGAGTCAGTCCGAGACTTCGCACGAGCGTGGGCGTGTCGAGGCAACAGCGATGACGAGTGCACCGGGGCTCATGGCCTCGGGCAAGAGCCAGCGGACCACGCACGCTCCGTCGACAGAGGGGTTGGGCGTGGTGCACGGCAGAAGGGGCGAAATGACTCACCCGTTAGGCACTTCCTCCGGCTTGGGATcggggacggcggcgtcggggcgCGGCGATGCCATGATtccgatggcgatggcggcgcagTTGTGGTGGTGGCTCAGAGAGTGCGGCGCGTCATGAAATCGGGCCAAGGATGAAACTGCGCAGGCGTGCGGCGAGGGATGCGGAGGTGCAGGTTCGGGGAGGCGACGAGAAAGGCGTGCGGCAGCTCTCCGAAGCACGCGCGAACGGGTGGTCAGCTTTCGCGGCGAGGGGCAGGTGCGACGAGGCACCGAGAGGCTAGCGGGACGGAGCAGGAGCTTGCGCGGTGCGCAGGCACGCTGACGGCTGTCACGGCTgcgagaggagggggggggggggggggggagcggcggcagctgcGCGGTGGAgggccggtcgaggagcgaGGGCAGTGAATTCGACCCGATCAATGCACCGTCGAGATGGAGCGagcgcgggcgcgggcgagaGGCGCGGCGAGGTGCCGTGAGCGGGGCGGGCTGCGAGCAGAGAACAGCGAGGAAGCTCTCGCGCGGGTGGCGGGGGCGAACGGGTACAGACTGcgcacggcggccgcgagctgTTGCCGTGGTCGTGATGATGCGAAGCTGCAGCAGCGGTGCGGGAGCTcgtggcggccgagcagcgTAGCTTCCTGCGGTGGAGCTCTCACGTCGGGCGCGCGTGCTCGTCCGGCGGTGCCCAGAGGcgagtcgtcgtctcgtGTCGGCGCGGCGACTGCGTCGGGTGGGGGAGAGGGGAAaaaaggcgacgacgggcgaagGGCGGAGcggatggccgtcggcggcgacgtcggtgaGAATATGGATTATGGATTATGGACAATGCGAGCGACCCGAGGTGGTGAGGAAAATCGGCAGGGAATGGGACAGCGCGCTGCGATGCAAGCTTCCTTCGAGGCAGGCCAAGGTCCAAAGGTCAAGCAGGATGCGGTatggtgccgtcgaggtgcgTTCGGTACGCCGACGGTACCTCGACGCGGTGGAAAAATGACGGCGCGGCGCTGCGTTTGCGGGATGGAGCAGAGGTTCCTGGCGGGTACCGTTgggggcgagggaggggaggggtggGAGGGTCGGCGAGAAAAGCGCGTGCACGTCAATAAAATTCGGCCGACCGGAGGCGCGAAGGTATTTATGAGAAGAGAAAGGCAAGGTCCGGGCAGGCGTTGATGTGACTTTATCGGGGCGCCGAAAATGGCTGGGGCAGAAAAATTTACTTGCCCGAGGTGGGGATCCACCGCATCGGGGAAGCCAACGAGTGATTTGCTCGAGGGCGTGTGGCTAGTTTCGAGTGAGGCTGGGGAGAGCAGGAGGGAAGCCCGTTGGTGGTTGCCTAGccggtcgccgtcgacagtGCCGTCAGGAGCGCTCCGCACCCGCTCGTAGGCCGCCTGTGTACCCAGCGTGTACTTTCTGCACGGTCGGGCGTACGAGGTATACTtataagtacatgctcaCCCACTCATCCACCTCGGTGCCCCCCCCGAACGGTaggaagtacggagtacggagtacttgcttagtATTCAGCTgcgcaagtaatacggagtacttcttgccgtacggagtactgtacggtaagtaagtactgtaggggtagggagtactccgtacaatgtacttacttgagtaGTACCAAGGGAGGGAGTACGGGTACTTGGGGTTCTCTCATGGAGGTACCGCTACATGCACGACTACGCACAAGTGCCCCCTACTTACTACGATGAAtccaagtacctgtacaagtacgactCCGTCCCGCGCGGTCGAGGTGCTGGAGCAGGCATGAGCGAGCGCGAACTCCCAGCGCTAGGTGCCTGCGGCAGTgcttgagtaagtacttgtgtactAGGGCACCGGAGCGTAGGTTTGGAGGAAGGTGCATCTTGCACTAGCCACAGGTGCTTCTCTAGCACGAACATGCACGTCACAGGCGGCAAGCACGCAGATGCGAGTGCTAAAGTACTCAAGTATATACAGTAATACAatgcagtaagtattactccgtactgcacgtCCATCTGGCCAGCATGCTCGATGCACGCTCGTAGGGAGAGCGACGCCTCAACAGACGACATCGACATGGCCGGTCGCATGCTGCTCGTGGCCGGCGTGCACGGCGTTGCAAGTGTGTGCCTGACCTTGACTGCCACTGGCACTCCTACGCATGCGTGCAGTCGTACGTCGAACGTGCACTCCATGTTGCGAACTCCGTCGTGGGAACGCTCACGCTTCGCGACcacgtcgccaccgccacgGTAcggaccgtcgacgagataACCTCCACGATCAGGGGCCATTTCCAGGTACGGAACAGTACTGTGCGTACGGTAACACACGTACGTTGCGCTTCCATGCCGAGCAACCGCGTCCACGGCGTGCGCCCAGCACGTAAAAGTCAACTCGGCGCGTGAGCCAGCCTTGCGCGTCAAAGGCAAAAAGGCGAGGACAAAGTTAAACGCAATCGTGCCTTTTCTTCTAGACGAGGAAGCTGTTGCAAGAATTTCATTTCCCGCGTGTCATCGGCTCGTCGGGACGATGAAATGAGCCTCtcactactactgtactacGTACTGCGCACGTGTTGGGGCGTGACGGAGCAGTGCGGCCAGTATCCGTGCTGGATACCAAACCAGACGTGCgtgtgcagtacaagtagggagTCACACTCGGTGCAGTCATCCTGGGGTGAGTAcagacagtacttacttggtactGTCATGTGCAGTACATTTATGAACGGGACGACAGTGCAGTACTGGATAATGCCAAACCAAGGCCGTACTTGAGAGCAAGTAagcacatacttacagttCACTCGCACTTGTTTTGCggtgagtacggagtacctagtactctgtTCGTTTGTAACATGCTGCACACGCAAGT encodes:
- a CDS encoding transcription regulator BDF1; this translates as MAPDRGGYLVDGPYRGGGDVVAKRERSHDGVRNMECTFDVRLHACVGVPVAVKVRHTLATPCTPATSSMRPAMSMSSVEASLSLRACIEHAGQMDVHRRADTRRRLASGHRRTSTRARRESSTAGSYAARPPRAPAPLLQLRIITTTATARGRRAQSVPVRPRHPRESFLAVLCSQPAPLTAPRRASRPRPRSLHLDGALIGSNSLPSLLDRPSTAQLPPLPPPPPPSSRSRDSRQRACAPRKLLLRPASLSVPRRTCPSPRKLTTRSRVLRRAAARLSRRLPEPAPPHPSPHACAVSSLARFHDAPHSLSHHHNCAAIAIGIMASPRPDAAVPDPKPEEVPNGHAPPKEPAMTEPPVGASARESRPEPASTKDASTTQQRAGSPKTGAESCALNGSGTADGPTKSDTDAVETDEVAPRTEAESTAAQPKPSDGPEPAAKATAAASTEEKVVESKKDGPSAGPARGEDEPARAAKRSTPARSPSRTEDVEMREATPRTDSPPSGEAKTAKATTGPSEATAAAADGKTQDEDMTDAPAESSAGATETARVGDAAPPSQDAAALPTSEVDLGSASMSQLAIEGTGKASPAEASPEAPMADAPGAKVAREREDDTAEEPASKRARTEPKDDEASAVAAAGEPTASSSTPAGSTGVASDAPGLDMTVLTSLTRWSDSETNAKELSPFQRREIRKVIGRVKKTKAGAHFRDSVQKLWPFLWDSYIARIEKPMDLSELDRNVRDPNSSIVTLGQFRKDLALMFENALTFNGPAHDITAAAAQAVTTIWQDVLPIPVEEPARPKAVPKAKPAREPRAVVTESAARRQSTAPAPSPLTETAAPVTATPPEPYDDRRASTATDGDRPKRTVRAPKPKDIDYTTKPSRKKLKPELQFCDEVLTEIMHPKHHEINQWFLEPVDAEGLGIPTYHNVIKKPMDLGKVHHNLATGDISSLKDFDKNVRLVFDNCYKFNGPPDQGNPVSVLAKQLDDLYGAQMKNKDSWLARHAAKASAPAASTSNASDDDEEEDDDGEEATETMPNKAEIEALQAKLEEETTKLNKMLLSANEAMILVQRGIVDMVQNALIKAVKDAQTQPKSEKPAKKAGKGGRAKAAGGVGGRKSISGPGHAKKSGGGSKKAKKNLTAAEKDAIANAINDLDASHLDRAIDIIKTDTGQNENTEGELELDIDQLSTEALSKLWELCKKALPGFGKDLAGGPKSSPEVGRSTAKQGAKSASKPKKNKPMSAKEQEAKIAQLTALQNMYNSGQEPGEGEGTIQAPTPMADSSDDSDSEEE